From Paenibacillus physcomitrellae, the proteins below share one genomic window:
- a CDS encoding sporulation protein YjcZ: MGEVGGAGYGVGGAFTSTGAILVLFILLVIISRAWLL; encoded by the coding sequence ATGGGTGAAGTAGGAGGAGCAGGTTACGGTGTAGGCGGTGCATTTACTTCGACAGGTGCAATTTTGGTGTTGTTCATATTGCTTGTTATCATTTCCCGCGCTTGGCTGCTGTAA
- a CDS encoding DM13 domain-containing protein, with the protein MKKLWMAGATMMVTAAVLAGCGSGKEAANTSPAASAEAQASAPEASVAAAVVKTGMLSPIGKEVSQGNIEIKDGKLMLTNFKTSEGPDLHIYLAKEQDIATGKSLGKIDLKQSEQTFDLAGADPEEYDSVVIYCNKAHVAFGAANLSDGNSADGGTTTSETADTTDTTVAMVKTGMLSPIGKEVSQGNIEIKDGKLMLTNFKTSEGPDLHIYLAKGQDIATGKSLGKIDLKQSEQTFDLAGADPGEYDSVVIYCNKAHVAFGAADLK; encoded by the coding sequence ATGAAAAAGCTTTGGATGGCAGGAGCAACGATGATGGTTACGGCGGCAGTGCTTGCCGGATGCGGTTCGGGAAAGGAGGCAGCGAATACGTCACCTGCAGCCTCAGCCGAGGCGCAGGCTTCGGCGCCGGAAGCCTCAGTCGCAGCAGCAGTCGTTAAAACCGGGATGTTGAGCCCAATCGGCAAGGAAGTATCACAAGGCAACATAGAAATCAAAGACGGAAAATTGATGCTCACCAACTTTAAAACCTCGGAAGGTCCGGATCTGCACATCTATTTGGCCAAAGAGCAGGACATAGCCACAGGAAAAAGTCTCGGTAAAATTGACCTGAAGCAATCGGAGCAAACCTTCGATCTGGCCGGCGCCGATCCGGAGGAATACGATTCCGTTGTCATCTACTGCAACAAGGCGCATGTGGCATTTGGCGCTGCTAATTTAAGTGATGGCAATTCGGCCGATGGCGGGACAACGACTTCGGAAACAGCAGATACAACGGATACTACAGTCGCAATGGTTAAAACCGGGATGTTGAGCCCAATCGGCAAGGAAGTATCACAAGGCAACATAGAAATCAAAGACGGAAAATTGATGCTCACCAACTTTAAAACCTCGGAAGGTCCGGATCTGCACATCTATTTGGCCAAGGGGCAGGACATAGCCACAGGAAAAAGCCTCGGTAAAATTGACCTGAAGCAATCGGAGCAAACCTTCGATCTGGCCGGCGCCGATCCGGGGGAATACGATTCCGTCGTCATCTACTGCAACAAGGCGCATGTGGCATTTGGCGCTGCTGATCTGAAATAA
- a CDS encoding DoxX family membrane protein has translation MKVIYLLAGYGFSLLRVVFGLMWFKSGYAKISGGFGVESLVPVVAANADSPVWYKHFFAQVVGPYANVFDLVIPIGELLIGVGLVLGLLAVPAIVMSVFVNVNYILADMIFTYPAEIMLAVILLVGHKFSTAVSIERWLYPKWKNRRLDTGM, from the coding sequence GTGAAAGTCATTTATCTTCTGGCCGGATATGGGTTTAGCCTGCTTCGGGTAGTGTTTGGATTGATGTGGTTCAAGTCTGGCTATGCCAAAATTTCCGGGGGGTTTGGCGTGGAAAGTCTGGTCCCGGTTGTTGCCGCCAATGCCGATTCACCGGTGTGGTATAAGCATTTTTTTGCCCAGGTGGTAGGTCCGTATGCGAATGTGTTTGATCTGGTCATTCCTATTGGAGAGCTGCTGATCGGAGTAGGTCTGGTGCTCGGACTGCTGGCAGTGCCGGCAATTGTCATGTCAGTGTTCGTTAATGTAAACTATATCCTGGCGGATATGATCTTTACTTATCCAGCCGAAATCATGCTTGCGGTCATTTTGTTAGTGGGCCATAAGTTCAGCACCGCTGTAAGCATAGAGCGCTGGCTGTACCCGAAATGGAAAAATCGCAGGCTGGACACGGGGATGTGA
- a CDS encoding response regulator transcription factor, which yields MEKSQAGHGDVTVLSSILIVDDERPIVEICQLYLRNEGYTVYTASNGEEAEEMVRNHPIDFIVIDVMMPKKNGYEFIEMLHNEGMDIPFLYLTALNQEKDTLYGLALGADDYITKPFSPRELAFRIKNILKRVNKFKQTEVRFLREKELYLNKDEREARLYGEILDLTNKEFDLLWTLVEEKHRVLSKSELLKKVWGYEYYEDAATVNVHIHHLREKLAALDKGNTLSIKTVWGIGYQFKGEEGEQ from the coding sequence ATGGAAAAATCGCAGGCTGGACACGGGGATGTGACCGTATTGTCTTCTATTTTGATTGTTGATGATGAAAGGCCAATTGTAGAGATTTGCCAGTTGTATTTACGAAATGAAGGATACACGGTTTACACCGCCAGCAACGGCGAAGAAGCGGAGGAAATGGTCCGGAACCATCCGATTGATTTCATCGTGATTGATGTGATGATGCCAAAGAAAAATGGCTATGAGTTTATTGAAATGCTTCATAATGAAGGGATGGATATCCCTTTTTTATATTTGACGGCGCTGAATCAGGAGAAGGATACGTTGTACGGCCTTGCACTGGGAGCAGACGATTATATTACCAAGCCCTTTAGCCCTAGGGAGCTGGCCTTCCGTATTAAAAATATATTGAAGCGGGTTAATAAATTTAAACAGACCGAGGTCCGTTTTTTGCGCGAGAAAGAACTTTATTTGAACAAGGATGAACGCGAAGCCCGCCTCTATGGAGAAATACTTGATTTGACGAACAAAGAGTTTGATTTGCTGTGGACCCTGGTCGAAGAGAAGCATCGCGTATTGTCTAAATCCGAGCTGCTGAAAAAGGTATGGGGTTACGAATATTACGAAGACGCCGCTACGGTTAATGTTCATATTCATCATTTACGCGAAAAATTGGCTGCTTTGGATAAAGGAAACACGCTGTCCATTAAGACAGTATGGGGCATTGGTTACCAATTCAAGGGAGAGGAGGGGGAGCAATAA
- a CDS encoding sensor histidine kinase, with amino-acid sequence MKLRTVLLLSYLASLCVVTLLLFGAYQQMFLDYNKLKMAMVITISSSVLSLLINSFFIFPMAKAIARLNKQSQAIAKGEYDISVTESRTLELHELGKSLHMMAQEIKEKITALQQEESRRNELIANLSHDIKTPLASIRSYSEALLDGMVHKPDDVRSYLLGIGEQTERVVSFANELFSIAAIDQKNIEISMEILWLDQLLVNTLQTFEAQIVKENRTIEVKISEECVSVYTDKTCMERILYNLIGNAIKFSRPGTTIWLNIYNDRDYTCFEVKDEGTGIPSDRLNRIFDRFYRVEESRNQMYGGAGIGLAIARELTELLQGQISATSVYGAGSTFTVRLPNHPDSGKE; translated from the coding sequence ATGAAGCTGCGAACCGTCCTGCTGCTTTCTTATTTGGCTAGTTTATGTGTGGTAACGCTGCTGCTGTTTGGCGCTTACCAGCAAATGTTTCTGGATTACAATAAGCTGAAAATGGCTATGGTCATTACGATATCATCCAGTGTGTTATCCTTGTTGATCAACTCCTTTTTTATTTTTCCGATGGCTAAAGCGATCGCCCGGTTGAATAAACAAAGCCAGGCAATTGCCAAGGGGGAGTATGACATTAGCGTTACGGAAAGCCGTACCCTCGAGCTACATGAATTGGGAAAGTCGCTGCATATGATGGCCCAGGAAATCAAGGAAAAAATCACTGCGCTTCAGCAAGAGGAAAGCAGGCGCAATGAATTGATTGCCAATCTGTCGCATGACATCAAAACGCCGTTAGCTTCCATACGTTCATATTCGGAAGCGCTGCTTGACGGGATGGTGCATAAGCCGGATGACGTCCGCAGCTATTTGCTTGGTATCGGAGAGCAAACCGAACGGGTCGTATCCTTTGCCAATGAGCTCTTCTCCATCGCGGCCATTGACCAGAAAAATATTGAAATCAGCATGGAAATTTTGTGGCTTGATCAGCTTTTGGTGAACACACTGCAAACCTTTGAGGCGCAAATCGTGAAGGAGAACCGAACAATCGAAGTCAAGATCAGCGAGGAGTGCGTTTCGGTTTATACGGACAAAACCTGCATGGAGCGGATCTTATACAATCTGATCGGCAACGCAATTAAATTCTCCAGACCGGGGACAACCATTTGGCTAAATATATATAATGACAGAGATTATACCTGTTTTGAAGTAAAGGATGAAGGAACCGGAATTCCTTCCGACAGGCTAAATCGGATTTTTGACCGGTTTTACCGGGTAGAGGAATCGCGCAATCAAATGTATGGAGGGGCCGGCATTGGCCTTGCCATCGCGAGAGAGCTGACAGAACTGTTACAGGGCCAAATTTCGGCGACCTCTGTTTATGGAGCCGGAAGCACATTTACGGTCCGCCTTCCGAACCACCCCGATTCCGGTAAAGAGTAA
- a CDS encoding FusB/FusC family EF-G-binding protein: protein MLTPFMENHEFNLIKRLLGRLEYNIKTTADQKVISAIRHTTWTRVMEMFPAMTEEQKRFFDRIPTLNRAEEFHAYLSELESCVTAFPQVTEQQLKKLYPKIKKLKLPPLSELDFRFLTYIGWADISTNKLFIVYNLDGKMTGIEGRFTPTNKKGVCCLCNKHEEVAFVTAQTKAKGPALDHFGRVGNYMCIDSAKCNQNITDVSQLERFMKDVLN, encoded by the coding sequence ATGCTAACGCCATTTATGGAAAACCACGAATTTAATTTGATCAAACGCCTGTTGGGGCGCCTCGAATATAACATCAAAACCACAGCCGACCAGAAAGTTATATCGGCCATCCGGCACACGACTTGGACCCGGGTCATGGAGATGTTCCCTGCTATGACGGAGGAACAGAAGCGGTTTTTCGACCGGATTCCGACGCTAAACCGTGCCGAGGAGTTCCATGCTTATTTGAGCGAGCTGGAGTCATGCGTGACAGCCTTTCCGCAGGTAACGGAACAGCAGCTGAAGAAGCTTTATCCCAAAATTAAAAAGCTGAAGCTTCCGCCGCTGTCCGAGCTCGATTTCCGCTTCCTGACCTATATCGGCTGGGCCGACATTTCAACGAATAAACTATTCATCGTCTACAATCTGGACGGGAAAATGACGGGCATTGAGGGCCGGTTCACCCCGACGAACAAGAAGGGGGTCTGCTGCCTCTGCAACAAGCATGAAGAGGTGGCCTTCGTGACCGCGCAGACGAAAGCCAAGGGACCGGCATTGGATCATTTTGGGCGGGTCGGAAATTATATGTGCATCGACAGCGCCAAGTGCAACCAGAATATTACCGATGTGTCTCAACTGGAACGGTTTATGAAGGATGTTTTAAACTAA
- a CDS encoding ABC transporter ATP-binding protein, with amino-acid sequence MIESVPVIEIKDLRMRYGARFVLNGIDLTVHTGQIIGYIGPNGAGKSTTVKIMLGLVQGYTGEVRIFGQDIAEAGPDYKRRIGYVPEVADLYDTLTAREYLTFIGRLYGIDAREAEYKGLQMADILGLRTAFDSRIASYSKGMKQKVMLISSLLHNPDILFLDEPLSGLDANSVMVIKEILELLSQQGKAIFYSSHIMDVVEKVSSRIILLNDGRVAADGSFEELKAQNLESSLEDIFTQLTGFDEHRSLAERFVAAVNEVDR; translated from the coding sequence ATGATAGAATCCGTACCGGTCATCGAGATCAAGGATCTAAGGATGAGATACGGAGCAAGATTTGTGCTGAATGGCATTGACCTTACGGTACATACCGGTCAGATAATTGGATACATAGGACCTAATGGAGCGGGAAAAAGCACCACCGTCAAGATCATGCTGGGGCTTGTGCAGGGATATACCGGCGAGGTGCGTATTTTTGGGCAGGACATCGCGGAGGCCGGGCCTGATTATAAACGCAGAATCGGTTATGTGCCCGAGGTGGCAGACCTTTACGATACGCTCACAGCCCGCGAGTACCTGACGTTTATTGGCAGACTTTACGGGATAGACGCCCGGGAGGCCGAATACAAAGGGCTGCAGATGGCGGATATTTTAGGACTTAGAACTGCTTTCGACAGCCGGATTGCCTCTTATTCCAAAGGGATGAAACAGAAGGTGATGCTGATCTCGAGCCTGCTGCATAATCCGGATATTTTATTTCTGGACGAACCGCTTAGCGGTCTTGATGCCAACAGTGTGATGGTGATTAAGGAGATCTTAGAACTGCTGTCGCAGCAGGGGAAAGCGATCTTTTATTCTTCTCATATCATGGATGTCGTTGAAAAGGTCAGCAGCCGGATTATCTTGTTAAATGACGGGCGAGTTGCGGCCGACGGCAGCTTTGAAGAGCTGAAGGCGCAAAATCTGGAGAGCAGTCTGGAGGATATTTTTACGCAGCTTACGGGGTTTGATGAGCACCGGAGTTTGGCTGAACGTTTTGTTGCAGCGGTGAACGAGGTGGATCGATGA
- a CDS encoding Lsa family ABC-F type ribosomal protection protein, which translates to MSLINVSNLTFAYEGSYDNIFEQVSFQIDTDWKLGFTGRNGRGKTTFLNLLLGKLEYSGTISAAVSFDYFPFTVEHPEHLTYDVVSDIYPDYEHWRLQKELSLLQLSEDVLYRPFESLSSGEQTKVQLAALFLKENHFLLIDEPTNHLDIHARQLVSQYLSRKKGFILVSHDRAFLDQCVDHILSINKTNIEIQKGNFSDWWLNKQRQDQYELNENEKLHKDIKRLSDASKRTGQWSQEVEKTKNGTRNSGSKVDKGYIGHKAAKMMKRSKTIEQRQHTAMEEKSKLLQNIETSDSLKISQLVYPKSQLAELDHVSINYEGKNVCQNVSFSIEQGDRIAVTGPNGSGKSSLLKLILGEEISFSGTFRKGSQLKISYVSQDTSNLRGSLSDYARQQEIDESLFKAILRKLDFSRLQFEKDMAWFSGGQKKKVLIARSLCEQTHLHIWDEPLNFIDVISRMQIEEVLLEYEPTMVFVEHDREFARKIATQTVELEG; encoded by the coding sequence ATGTCTTTAATCAACGTATCCAACCTCACCTTTGCTTACGAGGGAAGTTATGACAACATCTTTGAGCAGGTCAGCTTTCAAATTGATACGGACTGGAAACTGGGCTTTACGGGCAGAAATGGACGCGGCAAAACGACGTTCCTGAATCTGCTGCTCGGCAAACTGGAGTACAGCGGAACGATCTCGGCGGCGGTAAGCTTTGATTATTTTCCATTTACGGTAGAGCACCCGGAACACCTGACCTATGATGTGGTCAGCGATATTTACCCGGATTATGAGCATTGGCGGCTGCAAAAGGAGTTGTCCTTGCTGCAATTATCGGAGGACGTTTTGTACCGTCCATTCGAGTCCTTATCTAGCGGCGAACAAACCAAGGTGCAGCTGGCTGCTTTGTTTTTGAAAGAGAATCATTTTCTGCTGATTGACGAACCGACCAACCATCTGGATATCCACGCCAGACAGCTGGTCAGCCAATATTTAAGCCGGAAGAAGGGGTTCATTCTGGTATCCCACGACCGTGCGTTTCTGGATCAATGTGTGGACCATATTTTGTCAATCAATAAAACTAATATCGAGATTCAAAAGGGGAATTTCTCTGACTGGTGGCTCAACAAGCAGCGTCAGGATCAATATGAGCTGAATGAGAATGAGAAGCTTCACAAAGACATTAAAAGGCTCTCTGACGCCTCCAAAAGAACCGGGCAATGGTCTCAAGAGGTGGAGAAAACTAAAAATGGAACACGCAACTCGGGTTCCAAGGTCGATAAAGGTTACATTGGACACAAAGCTGCCAAAATGATGAAGCGCTCCAAAACGATTGAGCAAAGGCAGCACACGGCAATGGAAGAGAAATCCAAGCTGCTGCAAAACATTGAAACTTCGGATAGTCTAAAGATTTCGCAGCTTGTCTACCCGAAATCCCAGTTGGCCGAATTGGATCATGTATCCATTAACTACGAAGGGAAGAACGTGTGCCAAAATGTCAGTTTCTCGATCGAACAAGGCGACCGGATTGCTGTCACCGGCCCTAATGGTTCCGGCAAATCGAGTCTGCTGAAGCTGATTCTTGGCGAAGAAATTTCGTTCTCCGGAACCTTCCGTAAGGGCAGTCAGCTGAAAATTTCCTATGTTTCGCAGGACACTTCAAATTTAAGAGGAAGCTTGTCCGACTACGCCCGGCAGCAGGAGATTGACGAAAGCCTGTTTAAAGCCATTTTAAGAAAGCTGGACTTCTCCCGCCTGCAGTTCGAGAAGGATATGGCTTGGTTCAGCGGCGGACAGAAAAAGAAAGTGCTGATCGCAAGGAGCCTCTGCGAACAGACTCATCTGCATATTTGGGATGAACCGCTTAATTTCATCGACGTTATTTCTCGTATGCAGATCGAAGAGGTGCTGCTGGAATATGAGCCGACTATGGTGTTTGTCGAGCATGATCGTGAATTCGCTCGAAAGATCGCAACCCAAACGGTTGAACTTGAGGGATAA
- a CDS encoding helix-turn-helix domain-containing protein, with product MSRQRSLEVILASEYVSIGELVRLTGTRYSTLKFYTEEGMLPFEQAEENLTRRFHRETTVKQIQKIKQMKAEGMSIPQMKEWLARER from the coding sequence ATGTCGAGACAACGATCCCTGGAAGTAATTTTGGCCTCCGAATACGTATCCATTGGCGAATTGGTACGGCTCACAGGTACGCGCTACAGCACTTTGAAATTTTATACGGAGGAAGGCATGCTGCCCTTTGAACAGGCCGAAGAGAATTTAACGCGAAGATTTCATAGAGAAACTACCGTGAAACAGATCCAAAAAATCAAACAAATGAAAGCGGAGGGAATGTCGATCCCGCAAATGAAAGAATGGCTTGCCAGAGAGAGGTAA
- a CDS encoding 5'-nucleotidase C-terminal domain-containing protein, whose amino-acid sequence MKLRKRPLGKIAAAAIMTLGMLPSFAGGAAAAGDGDTGTSKGFEFRILHTNDTHAHIDNIARRVTAINEARTANTLLLDAGDVFSGTLYFNQYNGLADLYFMNQLGYDAMTFGNHEFDKGPATLAEFVKQAKFPFVSANVDFSKEPALNGSLHQTVGEPGEDGQIYPAIIKEINGEKVAIFGLTTPESAVLASPGPNIKFLDEVESAQKQVDALEQAGINKIIALTHLGYTVDQQLAEAVKGIDVIVGGHSHTQLNDAEVHHADSEPTLIVQTGEYDNNLGQLDVTFDENGVLTSWKDKLIALDAQDAAGNYLIKSDAASEAKLAEFAKPLEELKKTIIGKVEVDLNGERDNVRSEETNLGDLMADGMRAKVMSIVNEPDVKGYVTIQNGGGIRASIGAGDITLGDLLTMMPFGNNLSAVKMTGKEITAALENGVSGVESGEGRFPQISGMRFYYDSTKQPEVLDDVTGELKQAGNRVVKVQIENNDGTYTDIDPNAYYIVATNSYMADGGDFYRSMKEAKNDGRYYELNLVDYEVFHEYLDKIGTVNPSTEGRITDLKGAALPAEIGGMSGSEGSGANAAVFTDLANDSAKEAIQAAAAAGLVNGYGDGTFRPDQQVTRAEFAVMVSRAFQVKASDANLAYADAANIPAWALPAVSALNAAGLLDAFKGSTFAASQKVTAAEAAAIIAAVSGDEAAAVPADGSVTRRDVVLMLADLVK is encoded by the coding sequence ATGAAATTAAGAAAGAGACCCTTAGGTAAAATAGCTGCCGCTGCGATCATGACCCTTGGCATGCTGCCAAGCTTTGCCGGAGGTGCTGCTGCTGCGGGAGACGGAGACACGGGTACGTCGAAAGGCTTTGAATTCAGAATATTACATACCAATGATACGCATGCCCATATTGATAATATTGCCCGTCGGGTAACTGCGATTAATGAAGCAAGAACGGCTAACACGCTCCTGCTTGATGCCGGGGATGTTTTCTCCGGGACGTTATATTTCAACCAATATAATGGACTTGCTGACCTATATTTCATGAACCAATTAGGTTATGATGCCATGACATTCGGCAACCATGAATTCGACAAAGGCCCTGCCACGCTGGCCGAATTCGTGAAGCAGGCGAAATTTCCGTTTGTCAGCGCAAATGTTGACTTCTCCAAAGAGCCGGCTTTAAACGGCAGCCTTCATCAAACCGTTGGAGAACCGGGCGAAGACGGGCAAATTTACCCGGCCATTATTAAAGAAATCAACGGGGAGAAAGTCGCCATTTTCGGTTTAACAACCCCTGAATCTGCCGTACTGGCATCCCCGGGACCTAACATCAAATTCCTGGATGAAGTGGAAAGTGCCCAGAAGCAGGTAGATGCTCTGGAGCAGGCAGGCATCAACAAAATTATCGCATTAACTCACCTGGGGTATACAGTAGACCAGCAGCTTGCTGAAGCTGTTAAAGGCATTGACGTGATCGTGGGCGGGCACTCCCATACCCAATTAAATGATGCGGAAGTGCATCATGCGGACTCCGAACCGACGCTGATTGTGCAAACCGGCGAATATGACAACAACTTGGGCCAGCTTGATGTGACATTTGACGAAAACGGCGTTCTTACATCCTGGAAAGATAAATTGATTGCGCTTGACGCCCAAGATGCTGCAGGCAATTATTTGATTAAGAGCGATGCCGCTTCTGAAGCAAAACTTGCGGAATTTGCCAAACCGCTGGAAGAATTGAAGAAGACTATCATCGGCAAGGTTGAAGTTGACCTTAACGGCGAACGCGACAACGTGCGCAGCGAGGAGACCAATCTGGGCGACTTGATGGCTGACGGCATGCGTGCCAAAGTCATGAGCATTGTTAATGAACCGGACGTTAAAGGTTATGTCACGATTCAAAACGGCGGCGGGATCCGCGCATCCATCGGTGCCGGCGATATTACTCTGGGCGATTTGCTGACGATGATGCCGTTTGGCAACAACTTAAGCGCAGTGAAAATGACCGGTAAAGAAATTACGGCAGCTTTGGAGAACGGGGTCAGCGGCGTTGAAAGCGGCGAGGGACGTTTCCCGCAAATTTCCGGCATGCGTTTCTATTACGATTCGACTAAGCAGCCTGAAGTGCTGGATGACGTTACCGGCGAGCTGAAGCAAGCAGGCAACCGCGTAGTGAAGGTACAAATTGAGAACAACGACGGAACTTATACGGATATTGATCCTAATGCTTATTACATTGTGGCTACCAACTCTTACATGGCGGATGGCGGGGACTTCTACCGCTCCATGAAAGAAGCAAAGAATGACGGACGTTATTATGAACTCAACCTAGTGGATTATGAAGTGTTCCACGAATATTTGGACAAGATTGGAACCGTAAATCCTTCGACAGAAGGCCGTATCACTGATCTGAAGGGCGCAGCGCTTCCAGCTGAAATCGGCGGTATGTCTGGTTCCGAAGGCAGCGGCGCTAATGCGGCCGTCTTCACCGATCTGGCCAATGACAGCGCCAAAGAAGCTATTCAGGCCGCAGCGGCTGCCGGATTGGTGAATGGTTACGGCGATGGAACTTTCCGTCCGGATCAACAGGTTACGCGGGCTGAATTTGCGGTTATGGTCAGCCGGGCTTTCCAAGTCAAAGCTTCGGATGCTAACCTGGCGTATGCCGATGCTGCAAACATTCCGGCTTGGGCTTTACCGGCGGTTTCCGCTTTGAACGCAGCAGGCCTGCTGGACGCATTCAAGGGCAGCACGTTTGCGGCTAGCCAGAAAGTAACAGCTGCAGAGGCAGCAGCCATTATTGCAGCAGTCTCTGGTGATGAAGCCGCGGCAGTTCCGGCTGACGGCTCGGTAACACGCAGAGACGTAGTGCTTATGCTGGCTGATTTAGTGAAATAG
- a CDS encoding acyl-CoA dehydrogenase family protein produces the protein MDHLFINQYIRSEQEKARVNRVSELAAVFARRAAKHDQEGSFPFDNFADLKEAGYMKLTVPKEYGGDEISLYEMVMLQERLAYGDGSTALAVGWHLGQVLHLRTSRKWPEELFAAFCRSAVEHGTMTNTFASEAATGSPSRGGKPETKAVPTDGGWLITGRKTFSTLSPILDHFVVTAYVPDEETMAEFLVERTDKVEVVETWNTLGMRGTGSHDVVLNGVFAPAANRLIGKGSDDGGGWLLHIPACYMGIALAARDYALNFARTYKPNNLNEPIRSLPSVQNQIGLMEVELRTARSLLYATADRWDKEPDNRPHLKADLGLAKYVATNHAIKVVDLAMRIVGGTSLSRNLPLERYYRDVRAGLHNPPMENTVIQMLAAGALNEE, from the coding sequence ATGGATCATCTTTTTATCAATCAATATATACGCAGCGAACAGGAAAAAGCCCGTGTGAACCGAGTTTCGGAGCTGGCTGCTGTCTTTGCACGGCGGGCGGCCAAACATGACCAGGAGGGCTCTTTTCCATTTGACAACTTTGCAGATCTGAAGGAAGCCGGTTATATGAAGCTGACCGTTCCCAAGGAATACGGCGGTGATGAAATTTCCCTTTATGAAATGGTTATGCTTCAGGAACGGCTGGCCTACGGGGACGGCTCTACCGCCTTGGCGGTTGGCTGGCATCTGGGACAGGTGCTGCATTTACGGACCAGCCGGAAGTGGCCTGAGGAATTGTTTGCGGCATTCTGCCGGTCTGCCGTAGAACACGGCACCATGACTAATACCTTTGCAAGCGAAGCGGCTACAGGCAGCCCAAGCCGGGGAGGCAAACCCGAAACAAAGGCGGTTCCTACGGATGGCGGCTGGCTGATTACGGGCCGAAAAACCTTCAGCACCTTGTCGCCGATTCTCGACCATTTTGTCGTGACTGCTTATGTCCCTGACGAAGAGACGATGGCCGAGTTCCTTGTAGAACGTACAGATAAAGTTGAGGTTGTCGAGACCTGGAACACACTCGGGATGCGCGGCACCGGCAGCCACGATGTTGTATTAAACGGCGTTTTCGCACCTGCAGCTAACCGGTTGATCGGCAAAGGTTCCGACGATGGAGGCGGCTGGCTGCTCCATATCCCGGCTTGTTATATGGGCATTGCCTTAGCGGCCAGGGACTACGCGCTGAATTTCGCCAGAACGTATAAGCCGAATAACTTAAACGAACCGATCCGTTCTCTCCCATCCGTGCAGAACCAAATCGGGCTAATGGAGGTTGAACTGCGGACCGCCCGCTCCCTGCTGTATGCAACTGCGGACCGCTGGGATAAGGAGCCGGACAACCGGCCTCATCTGAAGGCGGATCTAGGACTGGCTAAATATGTCGCGACCAACCACGCGATCAAGGTCGTAGATCTGGCTATGCGGATAGTTGGCGGTACCAGCTTGTCACGGAATCTTCCTTTGGAGCGTTATTACCGGGATGTCCGGGCCGGTCTTCACAATCCTCCTATGGAGAATACGGTTATTCAGATGCTGGCGGCAGGGGCATTAAACGAAGAGTAG